From Candidatus Dadabacteria bacterium, the proteins below share one genomic window:
- a CDS encoding DUF5677 domain-containing protein has translation MSDKVETDKNELLNDFIDVYVEIVRDGFDARWQQVKPEIYDKHIHESIGALLSRQVILTTEMAFAPSTWNSHIAPLFLRCMVEAYITMAWILEDPKSRSKQYVEYGIGQEKLYIEFLEESISKCTDPSDLDMLERTIQGKKSWLNSQLAEWATEVNVGSWSGMSAREMAKEIGRESTYKYAYVPLSGAVHNMWQHVGMHNVRPCTNPLHKGHLVPIVRYNPFMEADYMRLSSKYMTMTFVLFDEKMGIKCNIQLPEDFFFEHELFSPNKDLPTK, from the coding sequence ATGAGTGATAAAGTAGAGACTGACAAGAACGAATTACTGAATGATTTTATCGATGTATATGTAGAAATTGTTAGAGATGGTTTTGATGCTCGGTGGCAACAAGTCAAACCGGAGATTTATGATAAGCATATACATGAGAGTATCGGAGCTTTATTGTCTAGACAGGTTATTTTGACAACGGAGATGGCTTTCGCTCCGTCCACTTGGAATTCACACATTGCTCCGTTGTTTCTTCGATGCATGGTAGAAGCGTATATCACTATGGCATGGATACTGGAAGATCCAAAAAGTCGTAGTAAGCAGTATGTGGAGTATGGTATAGGTCAAGAAAAATTATACATAGAGTTCTTGGAAGAATCCATCAGTAAATGCACCGACCCTTCCGACTTAGATATGCTAGAAAGAACGATACAAGGAAAGAAGTCTTGGTTAAATAGTCAGTTGGCTGAATGGGCTACAGAAGTTAATGTAGGGTCATGGTCGGGTATGTCAGCAAGAGAAATGGCAAAAGAAATAGGTAGAGAGTCTACCTATAAATATGCCTATGTTCCACTTAGTGGAGCGGTACATAATATGTGGCAACATGTTGGAATGCATAATGTTAGACCGTGCACCAATCCTTTACACAAGGGGCATTTAGTGCCAATAGTGAGGTATAATCCTTTCATGGAGGCCGATTACATGCGCTTATCATCAAAGTATATGACAATGACATTTGTTTTGTTCGATGAAAAAATGGGGATTAAATGCAACATACAATTGCCAGAGGATTTCTTCTTTGAGCATGAACTTTTTTCGCCAAATAAAGATTTACCTACTAAGTGA
- a CDS encoding arginine decarboxylase, pyruvoyl-dependent yields MIPTTAFVTKGVGKSKEKLASFEMALRNAKIAQFNLVRVSSIFPPYCKIVPRSKGARLLSPGQIVHVVMSDNATNEPNRLVAASAGLALPNEKSRFGYISEHHSFGQNRSQAGEYAEDLAAYMLATTLGAPFNMEKSYDEQKDIWKISGHDVKTQNVTQSAFGDKKGLWTTVVAAVVFCSYVPVGN; encoded by the coding sequence ATGATTCCAACCACAGCTTTTGTTACAAAGGGAGTCGGAAAAAGCAAGGAAAAACTTGCCAGTTTTGAGATGGCGCTCAGGAACGCAAAGATAGCGCAGTTCAACCTTGTGAGGGTGTCCAGTATCTTTCCCCCCTACTGTAAGATAGTGCCCCGCTCAAAGGGCGCGAGACTGCTCTCTCCGGGGCAGATAGTTCATGTTGTCATGAGCGACAACGCCACCAATGAGCCGAACCGCTTGGTTGCGGCGTCCGCCGGTTTGGCGTTGCCGAATGAGAAGAGCAGGTTCGGCTACATATCGGAGCATCACAGTTTCGGGCAGAACAGGTCTCAGGCAGGTGAATATGCGGAAGACCTTGCCGCCTATATGCTTGCCACAACTCTGGGAGCGCCGTTCAACATGGAAAAGAGTTACGATGAGCAGAAAGATATATGGAAGATAAGCGGGCATGATGTGAAGACGCAGAATGTAACTCAGAGCGCCTTCGGCGATAAAAAGGGGCTGTGGACGACTGTCGTGGCGGCGGTGGTGTTTTGCTCTTATGTGCCGGTGGGGAATTGA
- the xseB gene encoding exodeoxyribonuclease VII small subunit, whose amino-acid sequence MSFEKKLQKIEEISRSLENKEVPLEKMIENFERGVRLIKECRLMLEETSKKIEALGDKTTGDKADIPAKRKK is encoded by the coding sequence ATGTCATTTGAGAAAAAACTTCAAAAAATAGAGGAAATTTCACGTTCCCTTGAAAACAAGGAAGTTCCCCTTGAAAAAATGATAGAAAACTTTGAGCGGGGCGTCCGCCTCATAAAAGAGTGCCGCCTTATGCTTGAAGAAACCTCAAAAAAAATTGAGGCACTCGGCGACAAAACGACCGGCGACAAGGCGGACATTCCCGCAAAACGGAAAAAGTGA
- the holA gene encoding DNA polymerase III subunit delta, translated as MKKDSSTAGSPVCLIRGGQTLLADRFTEEISARFLGQSESPDTAVFYADETPVGEVLSNVSTPSMFSPKKVVVLKRAESLDKKSLELVKRYCAAPCSHTCLILVSSDPSKPALKPDDGVVVKQAEQDPRKVAERVVEEARAAGLDMKRPAAERLCELAGEDLAVIKSELVKLSEVYGAGARVGVSEIDGALQKRTDRDTFELVNAIADGKKGEALSILSEMAFRNQTEPLLILSVVSSRIRNILRASCVRESAKGSPPEEQKKLIAKELKVKPGAAHYIWKQTANFPRGAAARAVASLAEADKALKTSRSGGYDALTRMVVNLLG; from the coding sequence TTGAAAAAAGACTCTTCAACCGCCGGAAGCCCGGTCTGCCTGATAAGGGGCGGCCAGACGCTTCTTGCCGACAGGTTCACGGAAGAGATTTCCGCCCGTTTTCTTGGACAGTCCGAATCGCCTGACACGGCGGTGTTTTATGCGGATGAAACCCCGGTCGGCGAGGTTCTCTCAAATGTTTCCACGCCCTCCATGTTTTCGCCGAAAAAGGTTGTCGTGCTGAAACGCGCCGAATCCCTTGACAAAAAATCGCTGGAACTCGTCAAGCGGTATTGCGCCGCGCCCTGCTCTCACACCTGCCTGATTCTTGTATCCTCCGACCCGTCAAAACCCGCCCTCAAGCCCGATGACGGGGTTGTGGTCAAACAGGCCGAGCAAGACCCGCGAAAGGTTGCGGAGCGGGTGGTTGAAGAAGCCCGCGCCGCGGGGCTTGATATGAAACGCCCCGCCGCGGAACGCCTTTGCGAACTGGCGGGCGAAGATTTGGCGGTTATCAAAAGCGAACTTGTCAAACTCTCCGAAGTTTACGGCGCGGGGGCGCGTGTGGGCGTTAGCGAGATAGACGGGGCGCTCCAAAAACGCACGGACAGAGACACCTTTGAACTCGTCAACGCCATTGCGGACGGCAAAAAAGGCGAAGCCCTTTCAATCCTTTCGGAGATGGCTTTCCGCAATCAGACCGAGCCGCTTCTCATACTGTCCGTTGTGTCGTCAAGGATAAGGAACATACTGAGGGCGTCATGCGTGAGGGAGAGCGCCAAGGGCTCTCCGCCCGAAGAGCAGAAAAAACTGATAGCGAAGGAGTTGAAAGTCAAACCGGGAGCCGCCCATTATATATGGAAGCAGACGGCAAACTTTCCGCGCGGCGCGGCGGCGCGCGCGGTGGCAAGCCTTGCCGAGGCGGACAAAGCCCTGAAAACCTCGCGCTCCGGAGGCTATGATGCGCTCACCCGGATGGTGGTTAATCTGCTGGGGTAG
- a CDS encoding polyprenyl synthetase family protein, which yields MKQPPSEIDGYMDDRRKRVGQKLEEYIASVREKHSGLADAVSHILRNGKKIRPVLCMAACESVGGRAEAAMPAACAIEMIHTYSLIHDDLPSMDNDDMRRGLPSTHKKFGEAAAILAGDLLLTDSFGFLASEGRAAGLADSTLLEMVRVISSGAGRAGMAVGQMMDLEGRGGEESVHRLKTGSLIEAAVLCGALAGGADEKQTAALSGYARATGMAFQAVDDLLDTGEGKMRERARELSREAVGKLEDFDGDKSVLAGLALRLCERTG from the coding sequence GTGAAACAGCCGCCATCCGAAATTGACGGTTACATGGACGACCGCAGAAAGCGGGTCGGACAAAAACTTGAGGAATACATCGCCTCGGTGAGGGAAAAACATTCCGGGCTTGCGGACGCGGTCTCCCACATCCTGAGAAACGGGAAAAAAATAAGGCCCGTTCTGTGCATGGCGGCGTGCGAATCCGTGGGCGGGCGGGCGGAAGCCGCCATGCCCGCCGCGTGCGCCATAGAGATGATTCACACCTACTCGCTCATACACGATGACCTGCCCTCAATGGACAATGACGACATGAGGAGGGGGCTTCCCTCAACCCACAAAAAATTCGGAGAGGCGGCGGCGATTCTCGCGGGCGACCTGCTGCTTACGGATTCTTTCGGTTTTCTCGCCTCGGAGGGAAGGGCGGCGGGGCTTGCGGACTCAACTTTGCTTGAGATGGTGCGGGTAATTTCGTCCGGCGCGGGGCGGGCGGGCATGGCGGTGGGGCAGATGATGGACCTTGAGGGAAGGGGGGGAGAGGAGAGTGTTCACCGCTTGAAAACCGGCTCGCTCATTGAGGCGGCGGTGCTGTGCGGCGCGCTTGCGGGCGGGGCGGATGAAAAACAGACCGCCGCTCTGTCGGGATATGCGCGCGCTACCGGAATGGCATTTCAGGCGGTTGATGACTTGCTGGATACCGGCGAAGGAAAAATGAGGGAAAGGGCAAGGGAACTTTCACGCGAGGCGGTCGGCAAACTTGAGGATTTTGACGGTGATAAGTCCGTCCTTGCCGGGCTTGCCCTGCGCCTCTGCGAGCGCACGGGGTAG
- the hemC gene encoding hydroxymethylbilane synthase, translated as MKIKIGSRGSPLAKIQAAQTGALLTKQFPGLKTEFVFIKTSGDRRGAPIGGKGAFVREIEEALASGAVDIAVHSMKDMPSALPDGLAIGAVPPRADPSDCVVFPDGADGSLKKGARVGTASLRRSCQVLAMRPDVSVLPVRGNVGTRIDKMNAGEFDALVLASAALDRLDMTGRAGLRFNPAEFVPAPGQGALAVECREDDAQTREWLSAIECAESQMCVGIERQFLARLGGDCSVPAGCHARRSGGKIEVVAVLAADGRGEVHRETAVAEEADCGRVGAEIAERVMLKAGGH; from the coding sequence ATGAAGATAAAGATAGGAAGCAGGGGTAGCCCTCTCGCTAAAATTCAGGCGGCGCAGACGGGCGCGCTTTTGACAAAACAGTTCCCCGGACTTAAAACGGAATTTGTTTTTATAAAAACCTCCGGCGACCGCCGGGGAGCGCCCATAGGCGGCAAGGGCGCGTTTGTGCGGGAGATAGAAGAGGCGCTTGCCTCCGGCGCGGTGGACATCGCCGTCCACAGTATGAAAGACATGCCCTCCGCCCTGCCGGACGGCCTCGCCATAGGCGCCGTTCCCCCCCGCGCCGACCCTTCGGACTGCGTTGTTTTTCCGGACGGCGCGGACGGCTCTCTGAAAAAAGGCGCGCGCGTGGGCACGGCAAGCCTGAGGAGAAGCTGCCAGGTGCTCGCCATGCGCCCGGATGTTTCCGTTCTTCCGGTGAGGGGAAACGTGGGGACGCGCATAGACAAAATGAACGCGGGGGAGTTTGACGCGCTTGTTCTCGCAAGCGCGGCCCTTGACAGGCTGGATATGACGGGGCGGGCGGGCTTGAGATTTAACCCGGCGGAGTTTGTGCCCGCGCCGGGGCAGGGGGCTCTCGCCGTTGAATGCCGCGAGGATGACGCGCAAACCCGCGAGTGGCTGAGCGCGATTGAGTGCGCGGAGTCGCAAATGTGCGTTGGCATTGAAAGGCAGTTTCTCGCGCGTCTGGGGGGTGACTGTTCCGTTCCCGCCGGTTGCCACGCGCGCCGCAGCGGCGGCAAAATAGAGGTTGTCGCCGTGCTCGCCGCAGACGGGCGGGGGGAGGTTCACCGGGAAACGGCGGTTGCGGAAGAGGCGGACTGCGGGCGGGTCGGGGCGGAGATCGCGGAAAGAGTGATGTTAAAAGCGGGCGGGCATTGA
- a CDS encoding putative DNA binding domain-containing protein, translated as MQRLTDNQLLKLLNDLESDCAERKETFKGEASKKARQAVCAFANDLPGNNRPGVLFIGAKDNGEPSGLDITDQLLLSLADMKTDGNILPLPVLSVEKRTLRGADMAVVTVLPSDMPPVRYAGRIWTRTGPRQSIANEQEERILNERRRYKNLPFDLRPVPSATLADLSKTIFENEYLPAAFASDVLEENNRSYEERLASCKMLSLQDNAPTVLGLIAIGRNPQDFLPGNYIQFLRIDGTELADPVIDNAKIVGDIVKMLRLTEEKLQAHNREAVDITSGPTHKLDSAYPHVALQQILYNAVLHRAYESNNAPVRVYWYNDRIEIINPGGPYGEVTAENFGQPGITGYRNPNIADVLKTFGFIQAFGRGIATAKRTMEENGNPPPEFEVNQSFVKCILRGKV; from the coding sequence ATGCAAAGATTGACGGACAATCAGTTGCTTAAGTTGTTGAATGACCTTGAGTCCGACTGTGCCGAGCGCAAGGAAACATTCAAAGGAGAGGCGTCCAAAAAGGCAAGACAGGCGGTCTGTGCGTTTGCCAATGACCTACCCGGCAACAACCGGCCGGGTGTGTTGTTTATCGGCGCAAAAGACAACGGCGAACCGAGCGGATTGGATATTACAGATCAACTTCTTTTATCTTTGGCGGACATGAAAACAGACGGCAATATCCTGCCTTTGCCCGTGTTGTCGGTGGAAAAACGCACATTGAGGGGGGCGGATATGGCTGTTGTCACAGTCCTGCCGTCCGACATGCCTCCGGTTAGGTATGCCGGGCGTATATGGACTCGCACCGGTCCGCGCCAGTCCATTGCCAACGAGCAGGAAGAGCGCATCCTTAATGAAAGGCGCAGATACAAAAACCTGCCGTTTGACCTCCGCCCCGTCCCCAGCGCGACCCTTGCGGATTTGTCAAAGACGATATTTGAGAATGAATATCTGCCCGCCGCATTCGCAAGCGATGTTTTGGAAGAAAACAACCGAAGTTATGAGGAACGTTTGGCTTCATGCAAAATGCTCTCATTGCAAGACAATGCGCCGACCGTGCTTGGGTTGATTGCAATCGGCAGAAACCCGCAGGATTTTCTGCCCGGAAATTACATACAGTTCCTGCGTATTGATGGCACTGAACTGGCCGACCCGGTTATAGACAACGCAAAAATCGTTGGTGATATAGTCAAAATGTTGCGACTGACGGAAGAAAAACTCCAAGCCCATAACCGTGAAGCGGTGGATATTACATCGGGACCAACACATAAATTAGACAGCGCCTATCCGCATGTGGCGTTGCAACAAATCCTTTACAATGCCGTTCTCCATCGCGCTTATGAAAGTAACAACGCGCCAGTTCGCGTTTACTGGTATAACGACCGAATTGAAATCATCAATCCCGGCGGGCCTTATGGAGAGGTTACGGCGGAAAACTTTGGTCAACCGGGCATAACCGGCTACCGCAACCCGAACATAGCGGATGTGTTAAAAACCTTCGGTTTCATTCAGGCTTTCGGGCGCGGCATAGCCACCGCAAAACGGACAATGGAAGAAAACGGCAACCCGCCGCCGGAGTTTGAAGTCAACCAGAGTTTTGTAAAATGTATTTTGCGGGGCAAGGTGTGA
- the ndk gene encoding nucleoside-diphosphate kinase, whose amino-acid sequence MEQTLSIVKPDGTSRNLIGKVIGTFEENGLSVAAMKMIRMDGERAKGFYAEHSERPFFASLTDFMSSGPCVVMVLRGEDAIAKVRKIMGATNPAEADDGTIRKLHAESVERNVVHGSDSPQSAEREISYFFNRLEIF is encoded by the coding sequence ATGGAGCAGACGCTTTCAATCGTCAAGCCTGACGGCACATCAAGAAACTTAATTGGGAAAGTTATCGGAACTTTTGAGGAAAACGGCCTGTCCGTGGCGGCAATGAAGATGATACGGATGGATGGAGAGCGGGCAAAGGGCTTTTACGCCGAGCATTCGGAACGCCCGTTTTTTGCGAGCCTCACCGATTTTATGTCGTCCGGCCCGTGCGTTGTGATGGTCTTGAGGGGAGAAGACGCCATTGCAAAGGTCAGAAAGATAATGGGGGCGACCAACCCCGCCGAGGCGGATGACGGAACCATCAGAAAACTGCACGCCGAAAGCGTTGAAAGAAATGTCGTTCACGGCTCAGACAGCCCGCAGTCCGCTGAAAGGGAGATCAGTTACTTCTTCAACCGCCTTGAAATTTTCTGA
- a CDS encoding glutamate-5-semialdehyde dehydrogenase, with protein sequence MPDAPSMKNIAAEARRATSALAVLDPQTKNKALEAVASALLAGRENIMRENAEDLARAKKNGMSAAMIDRLAIDDKRLTAMARGIRQVAALEDPVGKTAPFSTRPNGLRVEKMRIPLGVIGIVYESRPNVTADAAALCLKSGNAVILRGGSEALRSNIAIGEVIRDCLKENGVPPAAVSVVPDADRKLVLDMLKLDGFIDLIIPRGGQALIEFVVENSAIPVLKHYKGVCHVFVDEFADIPMAVDICVNAKVQRPGVCNAMETMLVDEKIAAEFLPAVWNELREKGVSLKGCPETCSIIPDAAPATDEDWDTEYLAPVLNARVVKGVGGAMEHIAAHGSMHTDCIVTEDGGNARRFLRGVESSAVMHNASTRFNDGFELGMGAEIGISTTKIHAFGPMGLEELTSEKFIVRGEGQVRE encoded by the coding sequence ATGCCGGACGCTCCCTCAATGAAAAACATCGCCGCCGAAGCCCGTCGGGCAACTTCGGCGCTGGCGGTTCTTGACCCGCAAACCAAAAACAAAGCGCTTGAAGCGGTCGCCTCGGCTCTGCTCGCGGGGCGCGAAAACATAATGCGCGAAAACGCCGAAGACTTGGCGCGGGCGAAAAAGAACGGCATGTCCGCCGCGATGATTGACCGCCTTGCCATTGATGACAAAAGGTTAACAGCCATGGCGCGGGGAATACGGCAAGTGGCGGCTCTGGAAGACCCTGTGGGAAAAACCGCGCCGTTTTCAACAAGGCCCAACGGTTTGCGCGTTGAGAAGATGAGAATTCCCCTCGGTGTAATCGGGATTGTCTATGAGTCAAGGCCGAACGTTACGGCGGATGCGGCGGCGTTGTGCCTCAAGTCCGGCAATGCGGTAATCCTGAGAGGCGGGTCGGAGGCGCTCCGTTCAAACATTGCAATCGGAGAGGTCATAAGAGACTGCTTAAAAGAAAACGGCGTCCCGCCCGCGGCGGTGAGTGTTGTGCCCGATGCGGACAGAAAACTGGTTCTTGACATGCTCAAACTGGACGGCTTCATAGATTTAATCATCCCGCGCGGCGGGCAGGCGCTCATAGAGTTTGTTGTGGAAAACTCCGCGATACCGGTATTGAAGCATTACAAGGGGGTGTGTCATGTTTTTGTTGACGAGTTTGCCGACATCCCCATGGCGGTTGATATATGCGTAAATGCAAAGGTTCAGCGTCCGGGCGTCTGCAACGCGATGGAAACAATGCTTGTGGATGAAAAGATAGCGGCGGAATTTCTTCCCGCCGTCTGGAATGAGTTAAGGGAAAAAGGCGTCTCATTAAAGGGGTGTCCGGAGACGTGTTCAATAATTCCCGATGCCGCGCCCGCAACTGATGAGGATTGGGACACTGAATATCTTGCCCCCGTTTTGAATGCGCGGGTGGTTAAAGGCGTTGGCGGGGCAATGGAGCACATAGCCGCGCACGGTTCAATGCACACGGACTGCATTGTTACGGAAGACGGGGGCAACGCCCGCCGGTTTCTGCGCGGTGTGGAGTCATCTGCGGTTATGCATAATGCGTCCACGCGCTTTAATGACGGCTTTGAACTCGGAATGGGGGCGGAGATAGGGATAAGCACCACAAAGATTCACGCCTTCGGCCCGATGGGGCTTGAGGAATTGACTTCGGAGAAGTTTATTGTCAGAGGGGAAGGGCAGGTTAGGGAGTAG
- the cysC gene encoding adenylyl-sulfate kinase codes for MEKKFIIPHEHAVTKADRREASGHGSLVVWFTGLPSSGKSTLAGEVQKKLMERGVRTYILDGDNIRMGLCKGLGFSEEDRAENIRRIGEVSKLFVDAGVVTLSAFVSPYIKDRDGVRALLEDGEFVEVFVRCPVEECEKRDVKGLYKKARAGEIKGFTGIDDPYEEPPSPEIIVDTDKETLEQSADKVCDFIKDRI; via the coding sequence TTGGAAAAAAAATTCATCATCCCTCATGAGCACGCCGTAACAAAAGCGGACAGAAGAGAGGCAAGCGGGCACGGCTCGCTTGTTGTCTGGTTCACCGGGCTTCCTTCGTCCGGAAAGTCAACGCTGGCGGGCGAGGTTCAGAAGAAACTTATGGAGCGGGGCGTGCGAACCTACATTCTTGACGGCGACAACATACGGATGGGGCTGTGCAAGGGGCTGGGGTTTTCCGAAGAGGACCGCGCCGAGAACATAAGAAGAATCGGAGAGGTTTCAAAGTTGTTTGTTGATGCCGGTGTGGTAACGCTTTCGGCGTTTGTCTCCCCCTACATAAAAGACAGGGACGGGGTGAGGGCGCTGCTTGAAGACGGCGAATTTGTTGAGGTGTTTGTGCGCTGCCCCGTTGAAGAGTGCGAAAAGAGGGATGTGAAGGGCCTTTACAAAAAAGCCAGAGCCGGAGAAATCAAAGGGTTTACCGGCATTGACGACCCGTATGAAGAGCCCCCCTCTCCGGAGATAATTGTTGATACTGACAAGGAAACCCTTGAGCAGTCCGCAGACAAGGTCTGCGATTTCATCAAAGACAGAATCTGA
- the fsa gene encoding fructose-6-phosphate aldolase: MKIFLDSANLKEIRHAASLGVIDGVTTNPSLVSNEGGQKSFAALVKQICGIVKGPVSAEVISTNYRDMVAEGRKLALIDQFVVVKMPLTENGVKATKTLASEGIKVNVTLVFTPSQALLAAKAGAAYVSPFIGRLDDVSTSGMELVEDISQIFDNYDFATEVLVASVRHPMHVVESALAAADVVTLPHKVLMQMFKHPLSDAGLERFLSDWKKKK; the protein is encoded by the coding sequence ATGAAAATTTTTCTTGATTCGGCAAATCTCAAAGAGATAAGGCACGCGGCTTCTCTCGGAGTTATAGACGGCGTAACGACCAACCCCAGCCTTGTTTCAAACGAGGGCGGGCAGAAGTCTTTTGCCGCGCTGGTCAAACAGATATGCGGCATCGTCAAGGGGCCGGTCAGCGCCGAGGTCATATCAACAAACTACCGCGACATGGTGGCGGAGGGGCGCAAACTCGCCCTCATAGACCAGTTTGTTGTGGTCAAAATGCCGCTCACGGAAAACGGTGTGAAGGCGACAAAAACCCTCGCTTCCGAGGGGATAAAGGTGAATGTAACCCTTGTTTTCACGCCCTCGCAGGCGCTTCTTGCCGCCAAGGCGGGCGCGGCTTATGTGAGCCCGTTCATCGGGCGGCTGGACGATGTGTCAACTTCGGGAATGGAACTTGTGGAAGACATCTCGCAGATTTTTGACAACTACGATTTTGCCACCGAAGTGCTTGTGGCAAGTGTGCGCCATCCGATGCATGTGGTTGAGTCCGCCCTTGCGGCGGCGGATGTTGTAACGCTTCCGCACAAGGTTTTAATGCAGATGTTCAAGCATCCGCTTTCAGACGCGGGCCTTGAAAGGTTTCTTTCCGACTGGAAGAAAAAGAAATAG
- the rpsT gene encoding 30S ribosomal protein S20 → MALRIKSAKKKHRQSLKRRARNRFVKSSLKTKTKGFLQAVEAKDFAAADSVFKGLVSAFDKAASKGVIHKRNASRNVARMSRKLHALSASAPPAASAPAEESAATPAD, encoded by the coding sequence ATGGCGCTGAGAATAAAATCCGCAAAGAAAAAACACAGGCAGAGCCTCAAGAGAAGGGCAAGAAACAGGTTTGTGAAATCATCCTTGAAAACCAAAACAAAAGGTTTTCTCCAAGCCGTTGAAGCAAAAGACTTTGCCGCCGCCGACTCCGTTTTCAAGGGTCTCGTATCGGCGTTTGACAAAGCGGCCTCAAAGGGCGTCATACACAAAAGAAACGCTTCCAGAAATGTGGCGAGAATGTCGCGCAAACTCCATGCGCTTTCGGCGTCCGCCCCCCCTGCGGCATCCGCTCCGGCGGAGGAAAGCGCCGCTACCCCAGCAGATTAA
- a CDS encoding DNA methyltransferase — MAKRNFENRTLYHGDNLKFLMEMNSGTIDLVATDPPFNKSKDFHATPDSLAKGAKFQDRWSWKKDVQQEWVDQITDDHPALKESIEAARAAHSDGMGAFCCFLAVRLLEMKRILKQTGSIYIHCDPTASHYIKTIMDAIFGRKNFINEIVWNYEKWTNAGNIFQRNHDLILFYGMPEYKFNKQYGERTQRQKSLMKAGYNLGSSNGVRLVRIYDKNNPNVVKKLSEWKAEGRAVYYVDEPEGKALSDVWDIPSLNGQAKERYGYPTQKPLALYERIIETSSDEGDVVLDPFCGCATTLVAAERLKRKWVGMDIWDEAKDAVIKRLSKEGKLNSDQLSSPETLFYWDKIIYETTPPERADNDIKEDRPVYQVPERFQEPGQKMGRQEMVEYLLKHNGPVCQGCDREFSDPRYLELDHNTPRSDGGLNHITNRVLLCGPCNRLKSNRFTLSGLRRENKKLGYMAD, encoded by the coding sequence ATGGCAAAGCGAAACTTTGAAAACCGGACACTGTATCACGGAGACAACCTCAAGTTCTTGATGGAAATGAACTCTGGAACCATTGACTTGGTAGCAACCGACCCGCCGTTCAACAAGAGTAAGGATTTCCATGCCACACCAGACAGTTTGGCCAAGGGTGCTAAATTTCAAGACCGATGGTCGTGGAAAAAAGATGTGCAACAGGAATGGGTTGACCAGATAACTGATGACCATCCTGCACTCAAGGAATCTATTGAGGCAGCTAGAGCAGCGCACTCCGATGGTATGGGAGCATTTTGTTGCTTCTTAGCGGTGAGGCTTTTGGAAATGAAGCGCATCCTTAAACAGACTGGCTCCATATACATTCACTGCGACCCTACAGCAAGCCATTACATAAAGACCATTATGGACGCAATTTTCGGCAGGAAAAATTTCATCAACGAAATAGTTTGGAACTATGAGAAGTGGACTAATGCGGGGAATATTTTCCAACGAAACCATGATCTAATCTTGTTTTACGGAATGCCAGAGTACAAATTCAACAAGCAGTACGGAGAACGCACACAGAGGCAGAAATCACTTATGAAGGCCGGGTACAATTTGGGTTCCAGTAACGGGGTTCGGCTGGTCAGGATATACGACAAAAATAACCCGAATGTTGTGAAAAAACTCTCGGAATGGAAAGCGGAGGGGCGGGCAGTCTACTATGTGGATGAACCGGAAGGCAAGGCACTATCAGATGTTTGGGACATTCCATCCCTGAATGGGCAGGCAAAGGAGCGATACGGCTACCCGACTCAAAAGCCTCTCGCCTTATACGAAAGAATAATAGAGACATCCAGTGACGAGGGAGATGTCGTTCTTGACCCATTCTGCGGTTGTGCTACGACATTGGTTGCCGCAGAAAGGCTGAAAAGAAAGTGGGTCGGCATGGACATATGGGATGAAGCGAAAGATGCTGTCATCAAAAGGTTGTCTAAGGAAGGGAAACTCAATTCTGATCAACTGAGCAGTCCAGAAACTCTCTTCTACTGGGATAAGATTATATATGAAACTACGCCGCCAGAACGTGCGGATAATGACATCAAGGAAGACCGTCCCGTATATCAGGTGCCAGAAAGATTTCAAGAGCCGGGGCAGAAAATGGGGCGACAGGAAATGGTAGAATACCTGCTGAAACACAACGGCCCCGTATGCCAAGGATGCGACAGAGAATTCAGTGATCCTCGCTACTTGGAACTAGACCACAATACACCTCGTTCAGATGGGGGGCTCAACCACATAACCAACAGGGTATTACTGTGCGGTCCTTGTAACAGACTGAAAAGCAATAGGTTCACCCTGAGTGGATTGCGTAGAGAGAACAAGAAACTCGGTTACATGGCTGATTAA